A section of the Humulus lupulus chromosome 2, drHumLupu1.1, whole genome shotgun sequence genome encodes:
- the LOC133815651 gene encoding uncharacterized protein LOC133815651, whose product MAGNETSLVAGTDAPSHPPQKTDKIEINSPFFLGPQDRPGDFITLARFTGENYDDWAGEIETALQARRKFGFLDGTITSPEPPCTQADWLTIHAMLISWIMNTITPEVKITLSKYKDAKRLWDTLRERFALVNGPQIQQLKKALANCRQTKTMIVATYYGKLTALWEELHTHEPLITCSCCTRCTAGRDHELRRQKDMLHQFLMGLYVEYYGRLRSTILTQDPLPSLNRAYQLTIQDERARMASEVPDDTAEAVGFAVRPCGRGQGRFERPDKSHLSCTHCKKTGHEVAQCFEKIGYPDWWGDRAKNDAGRGKSLAPGGRGRGGAAAFVLMQQPLNLLEHHLPKCLLQINGKHLQVFSVI is encoded by the coding sequence ATGGCAGGCAATGAAACATCGTTGGTTGCCGGCACTGATGCGCCATCACATCCACCTCAAAAAACTGATAAAATAGAAATAAATTCTCCTTTTTTTCTTGGTCCTCAAGATCGTCCTGGGGACTTCATCACTCTCGCTCGTTTTACCGGAGAGAACTACGATGATTGGGCAGGTGAGATCGAAACCGCTCTTCAAGCGAGACGTAAATTTGGTTTTCTTGATGGCACAATCACCTCGCCAGAACCTCCTTGTACACAGGCAGATTGGCTCACAATTCATGCTATGCTTATTTCATGGATTATGAACACCATTACTCCAGAGGTAAAAATTACTCTCTCCAAATATAAAGATGCCAAACGTTTGTGGGACACACTCAGAGAAAGATTTGCTCTTGTTAATGGTCCACAAATTCAACAATTAAAAAAGGCCCTTGCCAACTGCCGACAAACTAAAACGATGATCGTAGCTACCTATTACGGAAAATTAACAGCTTTGTGGGAAGAATTGCATACACATGAGCCTTTGATTACTTGTTCTTGCTGCACGCGATGCACCGCGGGACGGGATCATGAACTTCGCCGTCAAAAAGATATGCTTCACCAATTTTTAATGGGATTATACGTCGAGTATTACGGTCGGTTGCGATCGACTATTCTTACCCAAGACCCGCTGCCCTCTCTTAATCGTGCATACCAATTGACGATTCAAGATGAACGTGCTCGTATGGCATCAGAAGTACCAGATGATACGGCAGAAGCCGTGGGTTTCGCTGTTCGTCCATGTGGGCGCGGACAGGGCAGATTCGAAAGGCCTGACAAATCTCATCTTTCTTGCACCCATTGTAAGAAAACAGGTCACGAAGTAGCACAATGCTTTGAGAAAATTGGCTACCCCGATTGGTGGGGGGATCGTGCGAAGAATGATGCAGGCCGTGGAAAGTCATTGGCTCCAGGAGGTCGTGGTCGTGGGGGGGCAGCGGCGTTCGTGCTAATGCAGCAGCCACTGAACCTCTTGGAGCATCATCTGCCCAAGTGTTTACTGCAGATCAATGGAAAGCACTTGCAAGTGTTTTCGGTAATATGA
- the LOC133816775 gene encoding probable indole-3-pyruvate monooxygenase YUCCA3, translating to MMLQHTTSCTLNMIPPIVDYQIPDHEDFFSRRCIWVNGPVIVGAGPSGLAVASGLKRQGVPFVVLERADCIASLWQKRTYDRLKLHLPKQFCQLPNFPFPEKFPEYPTKFQFIEYLESYAKHFDINPQFNETVQSAKYDETFGLWRVKTTATTTAGSCDVVEYLCRWLVVATGENAEKVVPEFEGLEEFGGHVMHACDYRSGEGHRGKKVLVVGCGNSGMEVSLDLCNYNARPSMVVRSSVHVLPREILGKSTFELAVVLMKWFPLWVVDKMLLMVARVILGNLEKHGLKRPVVGPIQLKNTEGKTPVLDIGALKKIRSGKIKVVPGIKRFYRGSVELADGTNLEIDSVVLATGYRSNVPSWLKENDFFSEDGIPKNPFPLGWKGKAGLYAVGFTRRGLSGASLDAMSVSHDIAKSWKEETKQKRKSVAARHRRCISHF from the exons atgatgttgCAACACACCACTTCATGTACTCTCAACATGATACCACCCATAGTCGATTACCAAATCCCAGACCACGAAGACTTCTTCTCCCGCCGCTGCATTTGGGTGAACGGCCCGGTCATCGTCGGCGCCGGACCATCGGGGCTGGCCGTGGCCTCCGGACTCAAACGACAAGGCGTCCCGTTCGTTGTTCTAGAACGAGCAGACTGCATTGCCTCACTCTGGCAGAAAAGGACGTACGACCGTCTCAAACTTCATCTCCCCAAACAGTTCTGCCAACTTCCCAACTTCCCGTTCCCGGAAAAGTTCCCGGAATATCCCACCAAGTTTCAGTTCATCGAATACTTGGAATCCTACGCCAAACACTTCGATATCAATCCTCAGTTCAATGAAACAGTGCAGTCGGCTAAGTACGACGAGACGTTCGGATTGTGGCGGGTCAagactactgctactactactgctggcTCCTGTGATGTTGTGGAGTACTTGTGCCGGTGGCTGGTGGTGGCCACCGGAGAGAATGCTGAGAAAGTTGTGCCTGAGTTTGAAGGGCTGGAGGAGTTTGGTGGCCATGTTATGCATGCTTGTGACTATAGATCCGGCGAGGGACACCGTGGTAAGAAAGTTCTTGTTGTTGGTTGTGGTAATTCTGGGATGGAAGTTTCTCTTGATCTTTGTAACTACAATGCTCGCCCTTCCATGGTGGTTCGGAGCTCG GTTCATGTGTTGCCGAGAGAGATTCTTGGGAAGTCAACATTCGAATTAGCAGTTGTCTTGATGAAATGGTTCCCACTTTGGGTTGTGGACAAGATGCTGTTGATGGTAGCTCGAGTAATCCTTGGGAACCTTGAAAAACATGGCCTTAAAAGACCAGTTGTAGGACCTATACAGCTCAAGAACACAGAGGGAAAGACCCCAGTACTTGATATTGGAGCACTAAAGAAAATAAGATCTGGTAAGATCAAAGTGGTCCCTGGAATCAAGAGGTTCTATCGAGGTAGTGTTGAGCTCGCTGATGGGACAAATCTTGAGATTGATTCTGTTGTTTTGGCAACTGGGTATAGGAGCAATGTCCCTTCATGGCTAAAG GAAAATGACTTCTTTTCTGAGGATGGAATCCCAAAGAATCCATTCCCATTAGGGTGGAAAGGCAAAGCTGGACTTTATGCAGTTGGGTTTACAAGAAGAGGGCTATCTGGTGCATCCTTAGATGCCATGAGTGTTTCACATGACATTGCCAAAAGCTGGAAAGAAGAGACTAAGCAGAAAAGAAAATCTGTTGCAGCTAGGCATAGAAGATGTATTTCACATTTCTAA